The proteins below are encoded in one region of Bremerella sp. P1:
- a CDS encoding EF-hand domain-containing protein, whose product MKWRFAHPGHAPKSQRPSRAWRRLETLEARNLLAADPVLFSLTTQVQTGDSVELVARVLPDSATPLADHFGDILVDQEMVQLTSPLGGIFVDGKHYIYGSHNTQWELWEEDPLVIPQELVAAYQADETITLLDSLLVADGVTDRRWGSIYSAAVLPDGSLVFVGESEANWNPEDTSQYFYEPTYWYDPASPQTVQFDSSTSGLGRINDISETGTIVGNEFDGLNSPYFGSVDDPQWERVPATNGVQRNLGLGILNVSRDGKFAIDADNATTDSQAILMYDEVLGFDYFNHSHFDPIDVSAGLSWILSAETDDAGNTYFAGQGYADDGAIHVAFWDQDGNLVGDYVVGNLFDAASQFAGFSDFAVVDGQVIAAVNVSGDSMLVRMSDGDTVAVSDLVGTPVYFDGLLGGLYADEGKLGMLLLTVEDANDTDIHGLQGEFELFTTVIATTGFNANEYEFHFDYDGDGNTDEIVTEIGSAVENVTYDLPGIYMPTVTIYDSENNLVGTETLEVAVSPKWAVDIQLVHDDQTQDPGTVSSTTADAPEFTEWDNVNAEIWLTLNADVPTENFDLTFAMQASADWLTDPVWLSNLGENPMIVEVDGDMPYLLITVENIDLSTYVEGNRILIGTIIFPVTSSDAVGMPIGDGGAYFEPFNQDGFQLYQAKIGDGNQLLDRQRQISSSFLPMIYDSDDDGKVGLTDFANFISQFGQIVGIDDPEAYLYDYNQDGKVNLADFALFISEFGQKKDLGTQPVEPARTFSTPTLPPVEAEPLVVTAPAIRLEGEPESSPVVPLELGFDSSLATSQESDSQPAEQSPLAEPSESAEPVLSSFDAQAIDAMLLEDEESEMLLGDWTVEEDGLEETDVLLSAAEDLL is encoded by the coding sequence ATGAAGTGGCGTTTTGCTCACCCTGGTCATGCCCCCAAATCACAACGTCCCTCGCGTGCCTGGCGTCGCTTGGAAACGCTTGAAGCCCGCAATCTTCTGGCCGCTGATCCGGTTTTGTTTTCGCTGACGACCCAGGTGCAAACAGGCGACTCTGTCGAGTTGGTAGCCCGGGTACTACCCGATTCCGCAACTCCGTTGGCCGATCATTTCGGAGATATTCTCGTCGATCAGGAAATGGTCCAACTGACCAGTCCCCTGGGCGGCATCTTCGTCGACGGAAAGCACTATATCTATGGTAGCCACAACACCCAGTGGGAACTCTGGGAAGAAGACCCGTTGGTGATCCCCCAAGAACTCGTGGCCGCGTATCAGGCCGATGAAACCATCACCTTGCTGGACTCGCTGCTGGTGGCCGATGGCGTCACGGATCGTCGGTGGGGAAGTATCTATTCGGCAGCCGTGCTGCCCGATGGCTCGCTGGTCTTTGTCGGAGAGAGCGAAGCCAATTGGAATCCGGAAGATACGTCTCAATACTTCTATGAGCCAACGTATTGGTACGATCCTGCTTCACCACAAACCGTGCAGTTCGATAGCTCGACCAGTGGCCTGGGCCGCATCAACGACATCTCGGAAACCGGAACGATTGTCGGCAACGAATTCGATGGCCTGAATTCGCCTTACTTTGGTTCCGTGGATGACCCACAGTGGGAACGGGTACCGGCCACCAACGGCGTTCAGCGGAATCTCGGGCTCGGCATTCTCAATGTTTCCCGAGACGGCAAGTTCGCGATTGATGCCGACAATGCGACCACCGATTCCCAAGCCATTCTCATGTATGACGAGGTCCTTGGCTTCGACTACTTCAACCATTCCCACTTCGATCCGATCGATGTTTCCGCCGGCCTCTCTTGGATTCTCAGCGCCGAGACCGACGACGCTGGCAATACTTATTTCGCCGGCCAAGGCTACGCCGACGATGGAGCAATCCATGTCGCGTTCTGGGATCAGGACGGCAACCTGGTCGGAGACTACGTGGTCGGCAATCTTTTCGACGCCGCCTCGCAGTTCGCAGGCTTTAGTGACTTTGCCGTAGTCGATGGGCAGGTCATTGCCGCCGTTAATGTGTCCGGCGATTCGATGCTTGTCCGTATGTCCGATGGCGATACGGTGGCGGTGTCGGACCTGGTCGGAACGCCGGTTTACTTCGATGGCCTGCTGGGCGGGCTTTATGCCGACGAAGGCAAACTCGGCATGCTTCTGCTAACCGTCGAAGACGCCAACGACACCGACATACATGGCCTGCAAGGAGAGTTCGAGTTATTCACCACCGTGATTGCGACCACCGGCTTCAACGCGAACGAGTACGAGTTCCACTTCGACTACGACGGCGACGGGAACACCGATGAAATCGTGACCGAAATTGGTTCGGCCGTGGAAAACGTTACTTACGACCTGCCTGGCATCTATATGCCGACGGTCACCATCTACGACAGCGAGAACAACCTGGTAGGGACCGAGACGCTAGAGGTGGCCGTCTCGCCGAAGTGGGCGGTCGATATCCAATTGGTTCACGACGACCAGACACAAGATCCTGGTACCGTTAGCAGCACCACGGCCGATGCCCCTGAGTTCACGGAATGGGACAACGTGAACGCCGAAATCTGGCTGACTCTGAACGCGGACGTACCGACCGAGAATTTCGACCTGACCTTCGCCATGCAGGCCTCGGCCGACTGGCTGACTGATCCCGTCTGGCTGTCGAACTTGGGCGAGAACCCGATGATCGTTGAAGTGGACGGGGACATGCCCTATCTGTTGATCACCGTCGAGAACATTGACCTGAGTACCTATGTCGAGGGCAATCGTATTCTGATCGGGACGATCATCTTCCCGGTTACTAGCAGCGATGCGGTTGGTATGCCGATCGGTGATGGTGGGGCGTATTTTGAACCTTTCAACCAAGATGGCTTCCAGTTGTATCAAGCCAAGATCGGCGACGGCAATCAACTGCTGGATCGACAACGCCAGATCTCCAGCAGTTTCCTGCCGATGATTTACGACTCCGACGACGATGGCAAGGTTGGCCTGACCGACTTCGCCAACTTCATTTCCCAATTCGGCCAGATCGTTGGCATCGACGATCCCGAAGCCTACCTGTACGACTACAACCAGGATGGCAAAGTAAACCTGGCCGACTTCGCGTTGTTCATCAGCGAGTTCGGCCAGAAGAAAGACCTCGGCACCCAGCCCGTCGAGCCTGCCCGGACCTTTAGTACACCGACACTACCTCCGGTAGAAGCGGAGCCGCTCGTGGTCACTGCGCCTGCGATCCGCTTGGAAGGAGAACCGGAAAGCTCTCCAGTCGTGCCGTTGGAACTCGGCTTCGATTCGTCGCTGGCGACCTCACAGGAAAGCGATTCCCAGCCTGCCGAGCAAAGTCCGTTGGCTGAACCATCCGAGTCCGCAGAGCCCGTTCTCTCCAGCTTCGACGCCCAAGCGATCGATGCCATGCTGCTAGAAGACGAGGAAAGCGAGATGCTCCTGGGAGACTGGACCGTGGAAGAAGACGGCCTGGAAGAGACAGACGTTCTGTTGTCGGCCGCAGAAGATCTACTGTAG